The bacterium genome contains the following window.
CCATATGCGCGATGCGGAAGGTTTTCTCCTTGAGATCGCCGTAGCCGTTGGAGATGATGCAACTGTGCTGCTTGGCGAGGGTCTTGTTGAGGTCGGCGATGGAGATGCCCTTGGTGTTGGTGATGCAGGTCAGCGTGTTCGATTCGTAGCCCTTCTCGGGGAAAACGGCAAAACCCGACTTCACAGCCCAGTTGCGGACGATCTTGGCCATCTCGATGTGCCGCGCCCAGCGATTGTCGAGGCCTTCCACGTTCAGGATGTGCTCGCACTGCGCCTTGAGTCCGAAGATCAACGGAATCGCCGGCGTGTGCGGAGTCTGGTGCTTGTCGTTGTACTCCTTCGCGTCCACGAAGTTCACGTAGTAGCCGGGAGCTTTTGCCGTTTTGGCGCGCTCCATGGCCTTGTTCGAGATCATGGTCACGCAGACACCGGTCGGCAGCCCCCAGCACTTCTGCGTTCCGGCCAAGCAGACGTCAATGCCGAGCTTGTCGCACTCGATCTTGTCGCCGGCCATGGCTGAGACCGCGTCAATGCAGAACATCACGTCGGGGTACTTCTTCATGACCGCGGCCACTTCCTCGACGGGTGCGCGCACGCCGGTCGAGGTCTCGTTGAAGACCATGCAGAACACGTCGTATTCGCCGGTCTTGAGCTTGGCGTCAATCTGATCGGCCAGCACGGCCTTGCCCCACTCGACCTCGATCTTGTCGGCGGGAATGCCGTTCATACCGTTGATCTTGAACCAGCGCTTGGAAAACGCGCCGTTGACCGTGCACAGCACCTTCTTCTGACAGAGATTGCGCACGGTGCCTTCCATGACTCCGGTGGCCGAGCAGGTGAAGATCAGGACTTCCTGGTCGGTATAGAGGATCTTCTTCAGCATGGGGATCACGGCCGCATGAAGGTCTTTGTAGTCCTGGGTGCGGTGGCCGACCTGCGGGGTGGCCACTACCTTCAAGAGTTCGGGACGAACTTCGGTAGGTCCGGGAATGAACAGTTTCTTGTGCATGGGAGGCTCTCTTCTGTTGCAATATTCAACAAATTCAACGCCTTGCAAGACCAGCAAGACGCAGTAGATTTCCGGCTCAAAAAGTAGCGAATTCGCACGTGAAAGGCAACACAAAGCCGACGAAGAAAGGCATTTCGAGGGAGCTAATTCGTTGCCTTTGTGATATGATGTTATATATTTGTATCTGTGGAAGAAGGTTAAACGAGGGTATGGGATATGAAAAAACTGTATCGGATTTTGGTATTGCTGTCGCTTCTGGCGCTCGTCACGGTGGCTTGGTGGACAGGCTCGGGAATGGAGAGGATTGAGCTGATCCGCCCGCTACGAGCTGCCGAGCCCGAGGTGGAAATGGCGCCAGACTCAACGGTGAAAGCGGATACGGCAGCGCCACCGGCCTGGCTGCGGGTGGAGGTCGAGACGAGTTGGGGCTGGTTCTGGCAGAAATCCACCGGCCGCGCCTACGTGATGGTGGACAAGAAGAGCCAGCAGCGCCTCAAGGCCGGCACGCTTCACGTCCGGCTGGAGGCACACAACATCACCGAGAAACACATGGATAATGCGGACTCGGTAGTCGTGTTCGAGAAAAAACGCGGGTTGGGAATTCCCAAGCGCATCGCCGTGGTGACCGCGTGGGCGGAGAATCCCGATCTGGAAGAGACGTCGGTCGCGCTCGAACCGTGATGGATAATCCGATCACCGAAGTCCGCCGGGGCTATTCCTATTTTCGGCTCGGGCTGCGCATCGTCTGGCGGTCGGTCGTGGATTTCATGGTGGATGACGCCTGGACTCAGGCGGCCGCGCTGGCGTTCTACACGTCGCTTTCGCTCGCGCCGCTGCTGATCCTCCTCATTCACATCACCTCTTTCATGGGTGGCGGCTTCGAGGAGCGCGTGCTGGCGGAGGTCCGTCAGCTCGTGGGGCCGCAGGTGGCCGACGTGATGGACGTCATCGTCGAGACCGTGCGGTCGGGGGAAAGCGAAGAAGTGCCGGTTGTGCTGAGTATCATCGTGGCGTTGTTTTCGGGGACGCTGGCGTTCGCGCATCTCCGCAATTCGCTGAACGTGATTTGGGGAGTACCGTTTCCCAAGGGAAAGGAGATTCAGAGCTGGCTGATGGGCCGCGTGCGCTCTCTGGGGCTGATGGGCGGGATCACGTTCCTGATTTTGCTCTCGCTCGGGATATCCACCGTTCTGGGACTCTTCGTATCTTCCGGCGGGCGACTGTGGAGCACGATGGAATGGATCGGCTCAATTGTGGCGTATACGCTGATCTTCGCCATGATCTACAAGATGCTGCCCAACATCCACATCCGCTGGCGGGACGTGGCGTTCGGTTCGCTGGTCACGGTTGCGTTGTTCATGGCCGGCAACTACGGAATTTCGCAATATCTTCGCTATTCGACGCTCGGCTCGGCCTACGGGACGGCGGGATCGCTGTTCGTGATGCTGGTGTGGGTATACTACGTGGCCTGCCTCGTCTTTTTCGGAGCCGAGATCACGTTCGTGTACGTCCATCGCCGGAGTCTGAAGCTCGTCTCACCGGAGACTCCGTCCCTGCCCGAATCCCCGTAGCGCCGCATGGATATGCGCCTTGCAGGGGGTAGTTTCACACGGCATGTGTTGTAGGGGCCGATTTATCGTGCCCTTCTCACTTCAAATACAGGGAGGCTTCCAATGGAAATCCGTCCCAGCGGAAAGCTCATTATCAAGCAGTGGCTCACGCTGCTCACGCTTTCGGTTTGTCTGGTGATTGTCGGTCTCTTGCTGCACCTGCTGCTGCCGCTGTCCCCCGATATCGAGCCGAGTGAGGTCTCAAGTGTAGTGTGGCCGTTGACTCTGGGCTGCATTCTTTTGATGTGGATTATCGCCGTACCGATCGTGATTCTGTGGATCAAGAACCTGTCGTATCGGATCGAGGAGGATCGGGTGACAATCTCCAAGGGAGTCCTCACCAAGATTCAGCAGAACATTCCCTATCGGGCGATCACCGATTTTGCCCTGAACCGTTCGCTGTACGATCGCTGGCTGGGGATCGGGGCGATCCGGATTCAGACCGCCGGACAGGGCACGGCGGGTACTGGCTACGAAGGGCAGCTTTCCGGTCTGCTCGACTGGCAGAGCCTGCACACCGAACTCCGCAGTCGCCTGAAGCAGTTGCATCCTCACACGGACATGGCGCTCGGCGTGGAGAATCCGCCTGTCGCATCCGCCTCTGATCGCGCCCTCCTGCAAGCCATTCTCGACGAACTGCGCGCCATCCGCAAGGCGCTGGAGAAGTAGCGCTGCACTGCCGTGCGCTTTGCCAAACGGGTAGTTTCACACGGCAGTGTGTTGGGTAGCGCCGCATGGATATGCGCGAAATGGATCACTGACGTATCCGCTGCAAGCAGCCGACACCGCGGCATAAAAATCTTGTCATTCTGAGCGAAGCGAAGAATCTCAGCTTACGTGCCGCGCCCAGATCGTCCGGTCAGCGCAAGCGGGCAGAGATTCTTCGGCGCGGATCGCAACAGAGCACAAAGACAAGACCCTGACGGAGTCACCATCAGGGTCTCGCAATCATCCGAACGGCTCCGAAATGGAGCGGTTCGGGTTAAAAGATTTCTTGACTCACTTAGCCGTGGCTATGACGCGGTCCTCCTGCGACATTCCGGCCAGCTTCTTCACCTCGGTCAAATTCAAGTCCAAGCCCTTGGCCGCGCGCTCTCCGTACTCCGCGTCGGCCTTAAAGAAGAGAGCGGTCTGGCGAAGCTGCAAGCGCTTCTGCGCGTTTTTCAAGTGCGAGGTGATGTTGCCGATCAGATGCTCGCGGTCGGGGTCGGTCATCACCTTGCGATAGAGATCGCCGGCCTGAACGAAATCCACGTCTCCCAGTTTGTACACGTGGCGGGTGGCCATCCCCGAAACGTCCACCGGCGGCGGAGTGACTTTGGGATCGGGCGTTGCACCGCCGAAACTGTTCGGCCAGTAGTTGGGATTACCGCCTTCATTGTCATCGAAGCGCATCGCCCCGTCCCGCTGATAGCTGTTCACGGGGGCCGCCTTGGGAGCGTTCACCGGCAGCAGGTGATAGTTGGGCCCGAGCCGGTGCCGATGAGTGTCATGGTAGCTGAACAATCGTCCCTGCAAGAGACGATCCGGAGACGGCCCGATGCCGGGAACGAAATTGCCCGGCGAAAACGCCGACTGCTCCACCTCAGCGAAGTAGTTCATCGGATTCCTGTCCAGAACCATGCGCCCGAACGGCTGAAGCGGATAGTCCTTGTGCGGCCAGACCTTGGTGATGTCAAAAGGATCGAACCGGTATCGCTTGGCTTCATCGGGAGTCATGATCTGGACGGAAACCTTCCACGCGGGGGGATTGCCGCTGTGGATGCTCGTGAACAGATCGCGGGTGGCATGGTCGGGATCGGCGCCCGCCAGACGACCCGCCTCTTCGCGCGTCAGGGTCTGGACCTTCTGCTCGGTCTTGAAG
Protein-coding sequences here:
- a CDS encoding alanine--glyoxylate aminotransferase family protein, which produces MHKKLFIPGPTEVRPELLKVVATPQVGHRTQDYKDLHAAVIPMLKKILYTDQEVLIFTCSATGVMEGTVRNLCQKKVLCTVNGAFSKRWFKINGMNGIPADKIEVEWGKAVLADQIDAKLKTGEYDVFCMVFNETSTGVRAPVEEVAAVMKKYPDVMFCIDAVSAMAGDKIECDKLGIDVCLAGTQKCWGLPTGVCVTMISNKAMERAKTAKAPGYYVNFVDAKEYNDKHQTPHTPAIPLIFGLKAQCEHILNVEGLDNRWARHIEMAKIVRNWAVKSGFAVFPEKGYESNTLTCITNTKGISIADLNKTLAKQHSCIISNGYGDLKEKTFRIAHMADVTVAEIKELLGWLDEIIPTMPKVA
- a CDS encoding catalase, with amino-acid sequence MTDGKKILTTGFGMPVDNDQDSVTAGPHGPTLMQDVHLTEKLAHFDRERIPERVVHAKGAGAFGYFEVTHDVTRYTRAGFLSKVGKRTEVFARFSTVGGEKGSADSERDPRGFAVKFYTEEGNYDFVGNNTPVFFIRDAIKFPDFIHTQKRHPASNLKDPDMFWDFLSLTPESIHQVTVLFSDRGTPKSYRHMNGYSGHTFMWYNVKGEYWWVKIHFKTEQKVQTLTREEAGRLAGADPDHATRDLFTSIHSGNPPAWKVSVQIMTPDEAKRYRFDPFDITKVWPHKDYPLQPFGRMVLDRNPMNYFAEVEQSAFSPGNFVPGIGPSPDRLLQGRLFSYHDTHRHRLGPNYHLLPVNAPKAAPVNSYQRDGAMRFDDNEGGNPNYWPNSFGGATPDPKVTPPPVDVSGMATRHVYKLGDVDFVQAGDLYRKVMTDPDREHLIGNITSHLKNAQKRLQLRQTALFFKADAEYGERAAKGLDLNLTEVKKLAGMSQEDRVIATAK
- a CDS encoding PH domain-containing protein, giving the protein MEIRPSGKLIIKQWLTLLTLSVCLVIVGLLLHLLLPLSPDIEPSEVSSVVWPLTLGCILLMWIIAVPIVILWIKNLSYRIEEDRVTISKGVLTKIQQNIPYRAITDFALNRSLYDRWLGIGAIRIQTAGQGTAGTGYEGQLSGLLDWQSLHTELRSRLKQLHPHTDMALGVENPPVASASDRALLQAILDELRAIRKALEK
- a CDS encoding YihY/virulence factor BrkB family protein: MDNPITEVRRGYSYFRLGLRIVWRSVVDFMVDDAWTQAAALAFYTSLSLAPLLILLIHITSFMGGGFEERVLAEVRQLVGPQVADVMDVIVETVRSGESEEVPVVLSIIVALFSGTLAFAHLRNSLNVIWGVPFPKGKEIQSWLMGRVRSLGLMGGITFLILLSLGISTVLGLFVSSGGRLWSTMEWIGSIVAYTLIFAMIYKMLPNIHIRWRDVAFGSLVTVALFMAGNYGISQYLRYSTLGSAYGTAGSLFVMLVWVYYVACLVFFGAEITFVYVHRRSLKLVSPETPSLPESP